From a region of the Pseudoxanthomonas sp. X-1 genome:
- a CDS encoding DUF4145 domain-containing protein: MDSKTVWSRPVRVHPRPKRALGSDIPPIVRNSIDEAEKCMQSGAYLAATAMCGRSLEAICRHYNTKDSYLGGGLKELRDRGVIDSRLYQWSEELRDQRNNAAHATDTEIGAQDANDVMTFTYAIIDYVFLLAQKFDQFQKRKNDRATKKKAGGQPTKAQ, encoded by the coding sequence GTGGATAGCAAGACCGTTTGGTCTCGCCCAGTCAGAGTTCACCCGCGTCCCAAGCGCGCCTTGGGTTCAGACATTCCACCTATCGTGCGCAACTCAATTGATGAAGCCGAGAAATGTATGCAATCTGGCGCGTATCTCGCTGCCACTGCGATGTGTGGCCGTTCTCTTGAGGCCATATGCCGTCACTACAACACGAAGGACAGTTATTTGGGGGGTGGGCTCAAGGAGCTTCGTGACAGGGGAGTCATTGACTCGCGGCTGTATCAATGGAGCGAGGAACTTAGAGATCAACGCAACAATGCCGCGCACGCAACAGACACAGAAATTGGTGCCCAAGATGCCAACGACGTCATGACGTTCACGTATGCCATCATTGACTATGTCTTCTTGCTCGCGCAGAAGTTCGACCAGTTCCAGAAGCGCAAGAACGATCGGGCTACAAAGAAAAAGGCCGGAGGCCAGCCGACCAAGGCTCAGTAA